The bacterium nucleotide sequence GGCTCCACTTTCCTGTGGTCGACCCCGAAGTTCCTCTGCCCGTCGATCTTCATCTGGAGGGTCATGATCCCGTGGATCAGGGCCTCGGGGCGGGGCGGGCACCCCGGGATGTACACGTCCACCGGGATAATGTTGTTGACTCCCGGAACGACGCTGTAGGTCTGGAAAACTCCTCCGCAGGTGGCGCAGCTCCCCATGGCGATGACCCACTTGGGCTCGGCCATCTGGTCGTAGAGCTTTTTCACCACCGGGGCCATCTTGTTGGTGACCGTCCCGGAAACGATAATGAGATCCGCCTGCCTGGGCGAAGCCCTGAAAACCTCCCAACCAAAGCGGGCCAGGTCGTACCGGGCGCCCGCCGCGGAGATCATCTCGATGGCACAGCAGGCAAGGCCGAAGGTGAGCGGCCACAGGGACGACCGCTGGGCCCAGTTCATGACCTTGCTGGCCGATGTCAGAAGAATGTTCGCTTCCTGGGGACCGGGCCCCTTGTAGACTCTCGTCGGTTTATTCTTCATCGCCAGTCCAACGCACCCTTTCTCCAGATATAGGCATATCCGAACAGCAGAACCACCATGAACAGGATCATTTCGATAAACCCGAATATCACCGGGTCGAATTTGTCGAACAGGATGGCCCACGGATAAAGGAACACCACCTCGATGTCGAAGATGATGAACAGCATGGCCACGAGGTAGAAGCGGATGTCGAACCGGCGGCGGGCGTCCTTGATGGGCGTCATTCCGCATTCATAGGTCGACGTTTTCTCCTCGTTGGTGTTCTTGCGGAGCAGGCCCATGACGTGGGAAGCAGCGAGCATCCCGATACCGATGACACCCACGACCAGCAGAAAAATAAAGATGGGCAGGTAACCGACAATGAGATCTTCCCTCAAAACGAAACCTCCCTTAAGCTGCGCCCCGGTCGGGGACGCCAAACGTGAAAATAGTAACAGAAATTGTATTCTGTATAATGTATACAATAAGTGATCCCTCTTGTCTACGGGTTTTCTCAACCCGGATCCAAAAAGCACAATTGATCATATATTCCGCGATTTTGGGAAGGGGCATATGAGGTAATCCACGACACCCGAAACAGGCGATCGGTTTTGACAAGACAAAACCGACAACCTATTTCGGGTCTTGACAGCCAATCACCCGTATGGTAGATGGAAACTCTTTAATTTTAAAGGGAAAATCAACAAATACAACCTCGCAAAAAGTCTCCCTTGGAACTATTGGGACCCATTTTGCGAGGCGGTCACGCCAAGGCATGATCCCCCGCCGGTCGGAGTGAAGCCGCCCGGTTCCACCCCCACCCCAGCTCCCGCCTCATCGGCGTGCGCTGTATTGATGGACATCTTGTTTGTCCGTCGGCTGAAACAGGGTCGCAAAAAGTCCAGGCGGGACTTTTTGCTCCACGGAAAGCGAAAAGTGTCATTTCCGCTTTCCTCACAGATCAATGACTCACACTGACGGTCATTGATCCGGACGCCCCGCACGGGGCGCATTGATGACTTTCTGCGTAGTCATCAATCAGGGAGCACCTTTTATGACCAGGTCTCAGGATCTTTTTAAAGCAGCCAAAAGCGTCACACCGGGCGGCGTCAACAGCCCCGTTCGAGCCTTCAAATCGGTGGGCGGCGACCCCTTGTTTATCAGCAGCGCCAAAGGTTCGATGATCGTCGATGCCGACGGCAGGTCGTATATCGATTACGTGGGTTCCTGGGGTCCCATGATCGTCGGTCACGCCAACGAAGAGGTCCTGGAGGCCATCTTCGAGGCAGCCCGCCTGGGGACCAGCTTCGGAGCCCCGACCGAAAGGGAGACGGATCTTGCCAGGCTGGTCCTCGGTGCAGTGAG carries:
- a CDS encoding NADH-quinone oxidoreductase subunit B; this translates as MKNKPTRVYKGPGPQEANILLTSASKVMNWAQRSSLWPLTFGLACCAIEMISAAGARYDLARFGWEVFRASPRQADLIIVSGTVTNKMAPVVKKLYDQMAEPKWVIAMGSCATCGGVFQTYSVVPGVNNIIPVDVYIPGCPPRPEALIHGIMTLQMKIDGQRNFGVDHRKVEPGYRGPTREETA
- the ndhC gene encoding NADH-quinone oxidoreductase subunit A, whose product is MREDLIVGYLPIFIFLLVVGVIGIGMLAASHVMGLLRKNTNEEKTSTYECGMTPIKDARRRFDIRFYLVAMLFIIFDIEVVFLYPWAILFDKFDPVIFGFIEMILFMVVLLFGYAYIWRKGALDWR